Part of the Leishmania infantum JPCM5 genome chromosome 34 genome, GCCGTGATGGACAAGAAGCAGCATGAGGCGCGCATCAAGAGTAACTGGAACAACAGTGCTGTCGGAACAGCCTATCACAGCGCAGACGTGGACGAGGTGATTCTGGCAGCCCTTCCtacggctgccgccgacaGCGTCGTGAAAATtcgtctgctgcagctccccCCACCACTTGATTACGACGCACAGCAAGTTGTGAAGAGAGCGATCGGCAACGCCACCGTCaacaggcacagacacgaCACTCCCCTGTGCATTGGTGTTGCAAAGATAAGCCTGCGGGAGCTGATGTTGGCCAGGAGAACAGTCAGCATTGCGATGCAGGCGAAGCGGGCCGTTGTGAGTACCGTGGAGGCTCACAACCTAGACACGTTGATCACGAATGCTATGTTCGgccgaggagagaggaacgGGAGCGCCGTTCTCTCTGTGCAGTTTAACGGCTACACTTTCGGACGCGTTCCGAGGGGGAAGTCCATACGGAGTCACAGCCCCACGGATACGACGAAGCGCATCACCGCTGCCATGGATTCCGACGCGCCATTGCCAAGTGCTTCGAGTGGAGCAGCCGAGGAGGCTGCTATCGGGATGGAAGAGACTCTCAATTCGCCAGCCATCCGCTTTGTACTACTTCCGTACGTTGCACTTGTCGACGTACTCCTGCGCATGGTTGACGTGACTTCCTGGCGCGTGCCTCGGAAGACAGGGATGGCGCTCGCAGCGGTTGTCATAGCGCTCTACTCGGACCTCTTCGACATGTTGTTCGTGCTGACTGTGGCACTTGGTGTCTTAAGCGTCCTTCGTAACATTTCGCTGTTCTGCTACGTTCCTGCGAGTGACAGCACTGCCGctcgtgtcgctgctgcacctgtgGGGGGCAGCGGTGTCACCAAGTTTCAGCCGTTTCTCTACAGTCGCGAGAACGCCTTCCTGAACAgtctgctgcgcgcgcgcgtctttTTCTCGCGTGGTCTGATGGAGGACACGTACTATGAGCTTGCGTTGGCTGCCCACATAGCCCGGCGCAACCGCCGACGGCTGGTCGGGTTCGGTTTAGCTGTGTGCTGCAGCTTTGCCTTCCTCTCCATGGGGACCGTGGTCATTCTCCTTACACTGGGCGCCTTTACAGCGTACCCGGTTTTTCTCAACCTGCCCAACACACTTCGACGCACCCGCAGGAGGAAAGGGTCGGCTTTGGCGCTCATTAGGTATGCTGCCAGCGCAATACGCGTGCCACGGAGATACAAAGTGGTACGTGTCATCCGAGTGGCAGTGGCCCGCGCAAAAACCACATCGCTGTCGTCTCGCAACGACTCCATTGCCGGGTCTGGGGCAGAGAGCCTTCAGCAGCAGTTCCTCAACTGCATTCGCCAGCAAGCCGAGTCGAATGGGGTGCGGTCGCCGACGGAGAGATCAGAGATCTCACTGAAAACGAGGGAGAAAAACAATCTCACGGTGGGCCGCCGAACGCGAACCGTGGATTTCGACGTCCTTCCCAGCAACGCTGTTAACTTTGCATCTACCCTCGATCGGTTTCAGGTCACTCACGTCATGCGCTATTTTGTGGCTCTGTGCTTCTCTTCAAACGTAATGGAAACACCGGAACTGGCTAGCACGACCAGTGGCTTGCGAAAGGCGTCTTCCAACGCGGTTCTTCAGCGTCGCCTGTGCTATCAGCTGAGACAGGCGCGAATGGTAAGTGATCTGCTGCCGTCAGCTTTACCGCAGCCGACCAACATCTCAACGGGTGGTGGCTTGGCTACGATTAGTCAGCAAGGCGGGTCCGTCGTCGGTGATGCGAAGCCGTTGGCAGTGTCCAAGGAGATACAGGAGGCCTTTCAGAGCTACTTCAACAGCACCCTGAACCTTCTATTCTatctgcggcagcagtggacATTTCATCCCTACGTCACGCAGTCCAGCACGACAAAGTGCATGCCAGACAGCTTGCGCAGCGTGAGCGTGCTGGCCCAGCCGCAGGGCCTTATCGATGTTGGCGAAGACGACGGAGTCACCAAGGCGCTCATGGCGAGGCGCAACTCAATGTCGAACCCGCCGATGGTAGGCATGTTTAACAGCAGCAATTCTGTCGAGGTGAGTGGGCGAGTAATGGCACTCTACGCAGCGTATTTGCTGCAAGGCGCACGTCTTTCAGTGTACACGTCCTCCAGTGGATGCGCCACCGTGCTACCGCTGCGTGCCCCGGGAAATTGTATGGAGCGGTTTCCGCAACCCAATCCCTGCCCGGCGGATCTTTTGAATACGCTGGACTCGGTGTGGCGCGGGGAGACGAGTGACACGGcagggaaaggggaggaggtgtACTTCAATGCAGATGCCGTGCTGCAAATCATCACTGTGTACAAAGACTACTGGGAAGGCGGCGCGAACTTGGCAACGACGCGATCCTCGGTGCGCCTCGAAAGCAGTGCAGCCGGCGAGAACCACTTCGGCAACACGCTAATGCGAAGTTCGATTCGGGGCGCTCTCGTCtctgcgtcgccggtgccCCGTCAACAGACAGCACCGCTGAGTGCCACGACGTCCCTCACACGCTCTCCGCGCCAGCTGACCACAGCGCTGACAGggctcgccggcgcggccggcAGTGCAGGACAGCCTCGAGGTGACATCAGTCCCAATCCCGCTAGCAGCACACGCGACGTCAATGCTGggctcgccgcgctgcccctTCTTCCCGCAGCGATGGCTGAGCCGTACACGACAAATGCAGGCTGCGAGATATCTTTTTCCTCCTCTGCTAAGGCCAATTCAATTTCAAACAAAGCGCTGAGTGATCCGCCCGTGCTTGATGCAACCTGCAATCGCAATGTGAATGGGCGACAACTAGCCGACCATGAGAGGGCGACGAATTCTGACCCGAATTGTAGCGGCTCCCAAACGGGTGCCGGAAAGGGGAACTCAGCGGAGAGGTTGTCGAAATCGAAGAGGTGATGCCTTTTGTGTAGCTTCAGTGCGATGCCGCGCTATGAGTTGCCTGTCGTGTTCTCCTAGTGAGGTGTCCGCCGTGTCGACGTggctgtctgtgtgtgcttgacTGCTCTTCTAAGCACCAGAGAATGGCCGCGTCAGACTCTCgcgcacctccctccccgcccccctctGAGCCGCCTCCCTCTTGGCCCTCCTCACAAGAGAACATCGGAAGAAAAAGACGATGCGTGCTTGAGGACACGGGACCTCGCCTTTTGCTTCTTTTTCCCTCTCCTGTCAAGTGCGACCTCGGCCGTCACCGAGAGTTGCCACACTTCACGGCGTACTTCCTACTATTATTTGCTTTGTgtgggcggcggtgcactgccgctgcgagTGCCCTTTCACGGCTTTCTTGCACGTCCTTGATAGAGCGTCAGCGGGTCAGTGCGTaacttttttttctctcccgATTCCGCCCTTACCTGCCAATCTGCGGAAGCTGAACTTTGTGTGACGCGCGGCGAGAAGAGTCGGGCGCATCTTTGTCTTCTTTCCTCTTCACGTCAGTCGTGCACTCATACCGGCAAGCTTTGCTGTACACTGCTTATGTTTGtgtcgtctctctcccccgcctTTTGGGGAATGGCTGCGTAGCGTCGATATGCAGCCGGAAAAGGCCCACAAGAGAAAGAAGCCTGCTTCTGTCTGGCCATTAGAGGGTGACTCGTATGCGAGTGCACTCTACTGCGTCGTCCTCTCTACGTACTGCATTGCTGCGCTGTCAAATCGCACTAGACTAGGATCTCTCGGCGAAAGGACATGCAGCCGTGGAGCTTCGGTATGCAAGCCACCATTGCGTGCTACGGACTCTCTCTACTGACCAGCGCGTCAAGCCGAGGTCTCTCTTTACAGTTGGCTCTCAAGCCGAAAACAATCCTACTGAAGTGCTGCGTTCCCGGCACCTGCGTCTGGGTCTTCGCTCGTTGCGTCCGATGAACGGATCCGCATGACGTTCTCGCCAGCTCCATCACAGCCTTCTCATGATCTCTCTCCCACCGTTCACGCCATGTAGATCGACTGCTGCTCTACTGCAACGTGTTTCCCCCGCGCTTAGCtacaagagaaaaagagactCAAAGACGACAGCACGCAAAGAAGAACTCTGCGAGGAGCACTCCTGCTGACCAATCATGTTCCGCTGTGCTTGTGTCCGCCTTgggcagcgcgtgctgccTAGTTACGTGCCACGCATGTCCGGCACCTCTCGGCGAGCGAAAGGCCTCTTTACCGGCATCGCTGTTGGCACCTTCGTGAGTGGTGCCATGTTTGTttcctgcgccagcgcacgcgtGGAGGAGCCGCCGTTCGACATCCGGGCTCTCCGCGCCGACATTGAGAGCATGATCTCTGACAAGCTGGAACTCGGACCTTCGCTGATTCGCCTCGCATGGCACGAGGCCGCTTCGTACGACTGCTTCAAGAAGGATGGCTCTCCGAACTCAGCGTCGATGCGCTTCAAACCGGAGTGCCTGTACGAGGGTAACAAAGGTCTCGACATCCCTCGcaaggcgctggagccgTTGAAGAAGAAGTACCCGCAAATATCTTACGCGGATTTGTGGGTGCTCGCCGCCTACGTGGCCATCGAGTACATGGGTGGTCCCACGATTCCGTTCTGCTGGGGTCGGGTGGATGCCAAGGATGGCTCTGTGTGTGGACCTGACGGGCGCCTGCCGGACGGCTCAAAGACGCAAAGTCACGTGCGCGAGGTGTTCACGCGTCTCGGGTTCAATGACCAGGAGACAGTGGCGCTCatcggcgcgcacacgtgcggtGAGTGCCACATCAAATTCTCCGGCTACCATGGACCGTGGACGCACGACAAGAACGGTTTCGACAACTCCTTCTTTACGCAGTTGCTCGATGAGGATTGGGTCTTGAATCCGAAGGTTGAGAAGATGCAGCTGATGGACCGCGCGACGACGAAGCTGATGATGCTTCCCAGTGAcgtttccctcctcctcgatccCGGCTACCGCAAGTACGTGGAGCTGTACGCAAAGGACAACGACCGCTTCAACAAAGACTTTGCGAATGCGTTCAAAAAGCTGACCGAGCTCGGCACCAAGAACCTTCACAGAGCCCCCGCTTCGGGGAGCTAAAAGTGAAAGAAGCGTGCTTTGGCTGC contains:
- the APX gene encoding putative ascorbate-dependent peroxidase yields the protein MSGTSRRAKGLFTGIAVGTFVSGAMFVSCASARVEEPPFDIRALRADIESMISDKLELGPSLIRLAWHEAASYDCFKKDGSPNSASMRFKPECLYEGNKGLDIPRKALEPLKKKYPQISYADLWVLAAYVAIEYMGGPTIPFCWGRVDAKDGSVCGPDGRLPDGSKTQSHVREVFTRLGFNDQETVALIGAHTCGECHIKFSGYHGPWTHDKNGFDNSFFTQLLDEDWVLNPKVEKMQLMDRATTKLMMLPSDVSLLLDPGYRKYVELYAKDNDRFNKDFANAFKKLTELGTKNLHRAPASGS